The genomic region ATTAGTTACGAAATCAAGCCTTACAAACCTTACATTGCAAACTGCTCCTAGTAGGAGAAAATTCTATAGGTCAGAAAAGGGGAGAAAACGATAGGAGTGCATGTTTCTGAGTTTGCGCCACCATGTGAGTGGAGTAGAGGGATAATTGGTAAAGAGAAATTTCATTAACCCCTTCACTTGAGAGACCGAAACACAGAAAACTAGTTTGTGAGTATGAACCACTCCAAACAGATGTAATTGCCATCCTCACcgttaatattttacttttcgAATACTTaaaaaaggtaaaacaaaGAATATGATTAGTGATAAAGGCACACTTACACTGCTTCATGATTCAGAATGATTGAACATTTTCCCAAGttaatttctctttaattACTTGGCAGAAGAAAGGATAGGACTTGAAAAGGAATATAGCACACAAACAATAACATAAacaaaagatatatatattctcatcctttcctttctcctcTTCACTACATTCATAAAGGagatccttttttttttgttggtccCTGCTTCTCATTCTCTTGACCAAACCAGTTAAAAGTGAGGATTGATCTTGTATGGTTTGCAGTATCAAACCTATTCCTGTTGTGGTGTAGATGGCATATTCCCAGTCTGCTTTGTAAAGGTCAGGAAGAGTAGCTGTAGGTGGTCACCTGTTCAGTCAGATGGGGATCTGTTTGTATGTGGAACTAGGTGAACATACTAGATCATTCTTGCCAACCTCTGTAAAGTTTTAGTAGGAGAAGAGGAAATGGATTACGAGGTAATTGAGGGAATAAAATGATTCTGCTCCTTTTTCACTGCCTTGGCTGGCGTTTCCTCTTGGGTTTTAAATCCACAACGATGATGGAAATATTATCTGAACTGTTTCGTCCAATTGCTATTTCGGTCAAATTATCAGCTACTGCTTGAGCCGGAGAAATTCCATCAGCCATCAAAGACCTGCGCCGCCGTCTTAGTAGGCGGCGAGCAACCTCCCCAGCCTCTTCATTTGTCATGACATCCCACAACCCATCACTGGCCAATATCAAACACTCATCCTCATCGGTCCTGGTCATGAAGGTAACCTCAGGTACTGGAATTATCCATGGCCTTAAATAGCGATCACCTGAAAGACACATCATAAGATAGTAAGGATAGAagttaattatcatttttgttAATCACCGTCTTTCCAGTAATAGTTCAGAAGCAATGGGTTCTTCATGAAATCAAATTCAGCATAAAACAGAATGTTATGGTAATGCAGCAACACGCAACAGAAACCCCGCCCTTTCCCTTCCCTCTACGTATGGtcatagagagagaaacaagtATTTATAATTCTACATTGCCCGGATTCCCTGTCTTTTCCTTGCTTCTATTACAACGGCGCACATAACAATAACTTCCACCGTTAATGTGATAACAAGCTATATTGCAATTAAATGTTGATCACCTTCAGCCTCTAAACTATAAAtcagataaaattttaaccatgCGATGATCTGTTATATGATGCCAAACATTGATCACCTTTTATGCATGTTATATGCACAAAAATGAATGGatgaatcaaaataaacagACTGCCACGTTCCTTTTGAAAACCTCAATGATTATAATTGGATTTAACATATTACATTTCAGAAACTCAATGCCATTGCCTTCTGTTCTGGTTAACCAAATTCCAgccaattttttttagaaaaggCCAAGTGCTATAATATGGAGGCTTTTTAATGAGCATATGATAACAAGAATCATTTATCAACATAGTTTTCATGACAAAACAAAGGCAAAGGCAACAAATtttggccaaaaaaaaaaagcaacaaattttttttgccTATTTGGTGGAAGTGACAATATACGACAGACAAGTTGGTGGTTCAATTACAGTAGAAGTCCCTGAGATATTGTTGATTATTCAGAATTATAGTCTTGTaacaagaaagataaattatAATGAAAGTCTTTTCTACTAGTGGAGCAGGACAACGTGTGAAAATAATCAAAGACCTCCAGCTATGGTGAAAGCAGGACAAGGCTGTCTCCAAAACCTCATCAGccatataataatatttaggCTGAGAAACAACAacagaaaaattaatttcttttttctaaagataaaaattaaaacaagaagGCAATGCCATGCTTTTAAGTTTTGAGTTTCAGCAGCAAACTAGTCTTTAAAATGGTGACAGTTTAAGAGTTCTAACAGCATTAAGGGATAGGCATCACTTACAAGTTCCACTGGCAATAATGAGATTTCTAGTAAGAATTACAGAAAATAACAGTAGGAAGAGGTTCCATCTGCTAATGTGGTATCTATCTTCAATTGTCATCTAGTGATGGTAAATCCTACACTAGAATTGATGAATCCACTTAACTTACTAAAAtgcaaaaggaaaaggaatagatgttgaaaaaaatacaatCACTACATAACTACATGAATATATAAACACTCAGAGACATTGCGTACAGAAATATATTCTACATATTCCATACCTTAAAATTTCACAAGAAAACAAATCTCaaagaataaatataaaaagttcTCTTTAATCGTCATGCGATCATGTCTATTTGGGATATACAAATAATTTGTTAATAGAGTTCGGAATTTTTTTGTAGGAATgcaattttatcaaataagCACTCCAAAATGATCGATTTACAAAATCCTATTGCAAGGTAAGAAATGGATTTTAGGGCTCCAGCACAACATCATGAAGCAATTCACaactttcaattttcaatcCTTGTTTTGCAAATATCATTCAGAACCAAATACTCTTTCCTCTGTTCTTAAATGACGGCACTATAGAGTAGGCTGTATGCCCATTTGCATAATGATGTTGATAAGAGCAAAGATTACAAGATACCTTGAACACATATGATTGAGGAAGCTTCGATAATGGCTAAACAGGAAATTTGAGATGAAATAGAGAAGTAGAGATAAAGGAAAACCTATAGCTCTGGACATTGCAAGAACTCCAAAGACCCTAGCACCATTCCAGTTTATGACTCTCCCTCCCTCTCTTTCAATTCTCATGAGTTCGTCCTGTCTATCAGGCTGTagaaaacaacaacaaaaacaaaacataaatgTCTTTGGTCTTGTTAATTAAACAAAGCTAAAATAAACCACGACAGAGCCTATGATCTATGAAAAAGCTGATAATCACTGGCCAAGTGTTGTCTTTGATTCTTTTAGGCTCCACAATGTGCTCTACAAATGTTTAGAGTTCCTCAAATGCCATCAAAatacataagcatctttatgtCTACACGCAagttaattttaacaaaaagagGGGAAAGGTAGCAAAGCCTCTAAAATATCTAATCAGAGATGTAATGTATTACGGTTAGTCTTGGTTGAGTACTGAAACAACTGGTTAGTTTCTGTAGCACACTAATTTGGTAAGTTCGGATAAGTAATAGGGTAACTTTGCGCTAAAAGCACAAAAGTATTGTACTTAGAAGGTTAAGGAATATCATAAGACTACGACAGAGAAACGGTAAATAGTTATTACTGGAACACAAAAGATGGCTATTACATCACAAGCTTCCTCTTGCACTTTTctttcctatacatttttaaaattttatagaaaGAGTAAGtagtaaaatttataatggttatagaaaatttttgaaaactaGTGAATCGAGAGTGAGTTAAAGACTAAAAGAATTTTCATTGTTACCTTCTGATCAACAGTTAATGGAATTGTTTCAGTTCCTCGGCAAAGCACTGCCCTCGAATCACCACAATTGGATGTAATAATCTGGCAACCAGATAAAACTACAACAACAGCAGTTGATCCCACCATTTCTGGTGCAACTGCTGCAGTCCGGACTTCATCGTCAGCCCTCTCGAAACTACTGGAAAATGCTACTTCCCATCTCCTCTGCCACCCAGAGCTCTCAACCATTTCATGGTCCCATTCCTCTGCTATCACTCCATGCATCCTCTCGGCACAAAATTTAGCCACCTACCAATTATTGCTGAAGTTAATAAGTGGCATCAGGGGCGTCAAAAATAAAGGAATGTCTAATTGTCATGTAAGGCAAAGGTAATGCTTCATGGTGAAGAAAGGAAACAATTCCTCCATACACGAAAAGTTAATTAAAACTTCATCTTCATGCTATTAAAGTGGAGCAGAAACTGATATTGAACTGAAATAACTTGAGAGTATCTTTCAAGCTCAAGTATTGATTTATAAGGAATTTGCTTTGACATGATGAGAAAATAAGATATCC from Theobroma cacao cultivar B97-61/B2 chromosome 9, Criollo_cocoa_genome_V2, whole genome shotgun sequence harbors:
- the LOC18588523 gene encoding protein phosphatase 2C 56 yields the protein MEPLLEEHEEQRFKRVGSLREPDLDSTSSSLSSILSAEDSRSTTSSGDISGTSGSSGEILTAEAVVPRLLEPAPACEELTVTVAAKQKCVGRNNKGVTWGFTSVIGRRREMEDAIAVIPEFMSRTCDHLGGCTAPGSKTSSEISPIHFFGVYDGHGGSQVAKFCAERMHGVIAEEWDHEMVESSGWQRRWEVAFSSSFERADDEVRTAAVAPEMVGSTAVVVVLSGCQIITSNCGDSRAVLCRGTETIPLTVDQKPDRQDELMRIEREGGRVINWNGARVFGVLAMSRAIGDRYLRPWIIPVPEVTFMTRTDEDECLILASDGLWDVMTNEEAGEVARRLLRRRRRSLMADGISPAQAVADNLTEIAIGRNSSDNISIIVVDLKPKRKRQPRQ